The Triticum aestivum cultivar Chinese Spring chromosome 7B, IWGSC CS RefSeq v2.1, whole genome shotgun sequence genome window below encodes:
- the LOC123159368 gene encoding uncharacterized membrane protein YuiD, which yields MGDAASAAQPPPAASPAFSYLAVFGNCPLIAAVLAFAIAQSIKVFTTWYKENRWDAKQLVGSGGMPSSHSATVTALAVAIGLQEGFSSSLFATAAIFASVVMYDAFGVRLHAGRQAEVLNQIVYELPSEHPLAETRPLRELIGHTPPQVFAGAVLGFAVATFTGMMAGLGNSG from the exons CCGCCCGCGGCGTCGCCCGCCTTCTCCTACCTGGCCGTGTTCGGCAACTGCCCGCTCATCGCCGCCGTCCTGGCCTTCGCCATCGCCCAGTCCATCAAGGTCTTCACCACATG GTACAAGGAGAACCGGTGGGACGCGAAGCAGCTGGTGGGGTCCGGGGGGATGCCGTCTTCGCACTCGGCCACCGTCACCGCGCTCGCAGTCGCCATCGGCCTACAGGAAGGGTTCAGCAGCTCGCTCTTCGCCACCGCTGCCATCTTCGCCTCTGTG GTGATGTATGATGCTTTTGGTGTTAGGCTACATGCAGGGAGGCAAGCAGAG GTCTTGAATCAAATTGTATACGAGCTACCATCAGAGCATCCACTTGCTGAAACAAGACCGCTGCGAGAGCTCATAGGACACACGCCTCCTCAG GTTTTTGCTGGCGCGGTGCTTGGATTTGCAGTAGCCACATTTACGGGGATGATGGCTGGGCTTGGTAACAGTGGTTGA